tttcaTCAGAAAGtgctgttaatctgcaggttaacagcgttataatGCTGGTTGGTGTCCGCACGTAGCTTAACCACtttcacatgtcagctgatatatacagttgacatgtgcccgcaacagctgcgGGTGAAATCGCCATCCACCTGCTGTTGTAAAATGCCACTTTCTGACAGCGTTATTTaatcctttctgccatcggacggaatagtacttccgatggcagatcccctgctttgatacaGGCTCActactggagcccgcatcaaagctgggacatgtgagctgttttgtacagctgacatgtgcctgcaatagcaccACCCgcaactattaactagttaaatgccgctgacagcggcatataacaagcgcttccggcatcGGAACCATTCATGTGATCGGGGATCATCCGTGcggtggcataacaaccagaggtcttctgaagAATCAACCCTACACATTTGGTGTcagagttcagaattgcccgatctatcgatTAAAGAattgacctgatcgctaaatggcctaGCGAGAAAAATTAAAACTCTagaattttttttggtcgccatgacactgcattaaaatgcaataaagggcgatcaaaataacgtatctgcattaaaaacgtcagctcagcgcgcaaaaaataagccctcgcccgacCCGAGATTCCAAAAATTGGAGACgcacaggttttttttatttttagttttgtattttttttatatttttttaagcaaattttggaaacacttttttatcaccacttagaaaaaataaaacctagagatctttggtgtctatgaacttgcaatgacctggagaatcattatggcaggtcaattttgcatttagtgaacctagcaaaaaagccaaacaaaaaacaagtttgggattgcacttttgcaatttcaccacacttggtatttttttttcccgttttctagtgcacgacatggtaaaaccaatggtgttgttcaaaagtacaactcgtcctgcaaaaaaaaaataagccctcacttggccatattgacggaaaaataagttatggctctgggaaggaggggagtgaaaaacgaaaactcaaaaccGGAAAAAGCTACGGGGTTATCTTGCATTTCTGGAAAGCGTACTGGAAATCCAACCCAtcgatgacccccgtcacatgattgtgggtcaccgatgagttgacatgacaaccagaggtccccAGCAGACCTCTACGGCTGTCACTGccaaattgctatgagcgccacccagtggtcgttgCTCATAGCAAGTGATAATTTTTGCTACATGCAGAGGGAGTGTTGGCCAGGGCCAGTGGTACGATTACAGCCGCCGCTCTAttgtcagagcggtgactgaaccggtGTCGGCACGTACTCCTTGACTGAAACCAGAACGCTGTAGGGGAGAATAAAGTTGACTTTCTCCCTGCCACGTTCTTCCTACGTGCAGGCACCAGGCAGCATTATAGCCCTATTCACCTGCAGGTTAAtatcattttttgttttttctggtgCAGGTTCCCTTTTATTatagtcttaggctacgttcacatttgcgttgtgcgccacagcgtcgggcgctgcagcgtcgccgcatgcgtcatgcgcccctatatttaacatggggagcatggacatgcgttgcgttTTGGGACGCATGCATTCTTTTAGGCGCAAGCGTCAtgacgcagaggacgcagcatgttgcatttttttttgcattcaaaaatagaacgcatgcgtcgcaaaacacagcgttgtgcatgcgttgttcctgcgttgtgcgttgccgacgctgcggcgcacaaagcaaatgtgaacgtagccttacccctGAGTAAACTAAATGTGACTTAATTTCACATTACTGGACTCGCTTGGAcctgaaagtggaaaacccctttaacatataCACCCTGGTAAGGATTTAAAATCCTCAGCACTGATTAGCTTGCTGTAGTTTTTTAATCTCTTGCTATGGTGGCATTGTAGATATACTGCAaggtaatctgcagccgaaaataaaCATGTATGCTTTGTTTAAACTAGCCTTTAGTACAcacttgagcttttttttttttttttgtctgactTTCTCAAAACTTATTGAAGCAAGCATATTTACATAAAGTGATTTATGAGTGACCAATATCCCATCCCGAAACTGGGAGTACACAAATATGCATATAGGACCAATAAGGACCAGCTGCCACAATATACCAAACGAAAAACAGCAAAGAACTAACAGCCATGAAGTCCAGTAAAATACAATTTTATTATTACAAATAGTAAAAACACCAGACAAAAACAGGTCATATGGTACAGGAAATTAGGGCACACATGTAAACACGGCCAAGCAAAACCGGGACAAACCACCAGCCTATAGCCAGATCACTAGCAGAGGTACGGGATATTAAAGTAAATGCCCATGTTAGTAAAGACAGTGCAGATAGATCAATGCTTAAACATGGGACCATTATAAATGGCATTACCATATCATTGCCATATCAGCATTTGTTACGTACCAGGTCTTTACTAACATGGGCATTTACTTTAATATCCCTTACCTCTGCTAGTGATCTGGCTATAGGCTGGTGGTTTGTCCCGGTTTTGCTTGGCCGTGTTTACATATGTGCCCTAATTTCCTGTACCATATGACCTGTTTTTGTCTGGTGTTTTTACTATttgtaataaaattatattttactgGACTTCATGGCTGTTAGTTCTTTGCTTTTTCTCAAAACTTGTAGATTTATTTTGTTCTGTATGAGATGTATACTATTCTTAGTCATCTTTGTCTTACAGCGCAGACAATACTTGGGAACCAGAAGAGAACTTGGACTGTCCAGAGTTAATTGAAGCTTTTCTCAACTCGCAAAAAGCTGGCAAAGAAAAAACCGATGGCAACAAGCGAAAATCTGTGTCAGACAGTGAATCTGAAGAAAGCAAGACAAAAAAGAAACGAGAATCGGTATTATGATCTCCTAATTCTCACTGATGGTTGACAATGTAATCACTTATGTCCTCTAACGCAATTGGAACAGGTTTAGAAGTGTTTAAATTTGAGTTTGCTGTAATTGTGGTAGAGACCTTAACCACACATCTAAATATTAGCCACTGCAGGTAAACAGATTCTTTAAAACTGATGATGAAGTTTCTTGGTTAACACTGAGTGTATAAACCCACTGCCCTGTCGGGGAGCCTATATAGTGGGTCGCTGCTTTGAGTGATGCACTTTGTGGTGACATCACAatactgtgccttttttttttttttttgttgctgctagAACTAGATATAATATAGCAATGTGTTCAGACTGTTGCTTTTAAAtacgcttcttttttttttttcgtccaACTTGTGTCTGATTTGGTATTACCCTCTCACCCCCAttataagccactgccagaggttTCTTATatggttcttcaatacaaataaAAGCATTGGGTGCCCAATTCTTCTTTCTTCATGTGAGTCATGAGACTCCGATTAAATGGTTGCTCAGTCCTGCCCAAATCATTTATTTAATCTTGCTTGTGTGTATTGGGGATCCAGTTGCTGCTTTGTGCTGGtgttccaacattttttttttttctcatacttaACATTGTTTAGGCTGACAAACCAAGAGGCTTCACTAGAAATTTAGAACCAGAGAGGATAATTGGAGCTACAGACAGCAGCGGGGAGCTGATGTTCCTTATGAAATGGTATGTAATGTGTTCTGGTTACATGATCTGGTGCAATAACTTTTTTCCACTAGTTTCAACTTCGCTGCAATTATTGGGGAGTGGACATTATGTTTaaattgctgcatttttttttgttaaatcccTAAATATATGCAAAAAAGTTAGTTATTAAAAACCACTTGCTGAGTAGCTTCATTTTCATCTACCTCCTACAACCCCTGTGTAGATCTAATGCATCTCCAGAGTGGCAGGTAACAAATCTAATCCTATAGCTATTATCAATGCCCTACATCTCGCCAATAGAAATACAGTAGGTGATTGATGTAACTTTGGCATCTGACTAAAGTGGTtgtctgtttaaagggaacctgtcaccaggtttgacaggaatgagatatggccaccacttttcaggcctgatataatgcattatacagggtgggccatttatatggatacacctgggtgggccatttataaagttaaattcaaaatggccaccatgatcaccactagtgatgagctagtgtactcgttgctcgagttttcccgagcatgctcgggtgatatccgagtatcTGTTGGTGTTCggcgattaaccccttcacgacatgcgctgtactagtacagcgcatgtcatgtctcccactttgatgtgggctctagcgctgttttgtacagctgacatgtgcacggaacagcagcgggtggaatcgcgatccacctgctgctattaactagttaaatgctgctgtcaaaaaatagcttagacatgtttggtgtctatgaactcgcaatgacctggagaatcacattggcaggtcagttttagcatttagtgagcctagcaaaaaagccaaacaagtgtgggattacacttttttgggaaatttttttttttttcccccctgttttctagtacaagacatggtaaaaccaatggtgtcgttcaaaagtgcgactcgtcccccaaaaaataagccctcacatggccatattgacgggaaaaataagttatggctctgggaaggaggggagtgaaaaacaaaaggcTGTGTCTTGAAGgtgttaagttttcatcgccgcagctgaatgatttacagctactagacggcTTGATTACTTGTGAGGATTCCCTAGAaaccaccacccatcttgaaaagtttccccctccccatatactaatgtgccacaaacaggaagttcatatcacaaactattcccattttatttaggtgtatccatatacacggCCCACCCAGGTCTATCCATATAAATGAACCACCCTGTAGAATGCTGTATCTGCCtctgacctgcaagacaagaaagaCCCTTTATTATGCTTGCCTGTAGGGTGGTCTGGTCCTATGCCTCCCTTGCGATGCTGTCctttcttgctttgtgtggatgacacgtcctTATGTCTTCCACAGTCTCCCTGGCATCGTGCTACTGCGCAGATGTACTTCTTTCCCCTgactagggcagagtaaagtactaagTGCGTCggagctctttgacctttccctgcTCTTATGCATGGTCGTACTTTATTCTGCCCTAGCTAGGGCAGAGAATTGTCTGTGCTGGAGCACAATGCCGGAGACACTGGATGTTGTAGGATGCGCCATCCACGCGATGCAAGAAGAAACGCCAGTGACACCCTTTGGCCTGGACCGCCCTGCTGGTGCACTTTAAAGAAATGGTTGGAAGGTTATATAAATTTCATCCAAATCCCCCATCTATTTGGTGCCATGATCTAAACTAATTTCTAATATGCTTGCTTTTAAAACGCCCTACTGTTCCTTAACTACACCATCTGACTGCTCCTGTACTTCCCCCGCCGCCTTCCTCAAGTGACATCACTTGTGAACATGGCACTTTTGTCTGCATGCTGCCAGGTACTCTGACGCCGCACACTAGCAGTGCACTCTCCTCTGTTGCCAACTTACCACTGCTGATCTAAGCCTTCAACAGTGTGCCCAGTGATTGCTGATCACACAAACCGCTAGGATGAGCCCAGCCACTGAAACATGTCTGACTCTGTTCCAGGGTGGGGGCTGAGGCAGTAGCGGCAGCCTCTGCCCCTGATAATCCTTGGTTTGAGTATCCCAACATGCACTGGATTTTTCTATTAAAGTGTAACCATTTAGGAAGTTGGGGGTGCTGGTAAGTTATggtagttgggggggggggggacggtaGGGAATTCTTAAtgtaagtatattagaaaatagtttgcaACACTAATTAGGGTTTTAGATGAAAATTTTCTTTGGACCACCACTCGTAACTCTTTAAGGACCTGTAGACCCCAAACTGTAGGAAGTGAAAAATATTTTATCAGGCTTGATGTGTTTGGAAAATAAAGTTGGTGGATATGGCTTTTAcagcagtgtttcccaactccagtCCCCACAtggcccccaacacatcatgttttcaggatttccttagtattgcacaggtgatggaattaccaAGCCGTCAGAAACTGCCACACTGTCTGCACA
This is a stretch of genomic DNA from Ranitomeya variabilis isolate aRanVar5 chromosome 6, aRanVar5.hap1, whole genome shotgun sequence. It encodes these proteins:
- the CBX3 gene encoding chromobox protein homolog 3 isoform X3 — translated: MGKKQNGKGKKVEEAEPEEFVVEKVLDRRVVNGKVEYYLKWKGFTDADNTWEPEENLDCPELIEAFLNSQKAGKEKTDGNKRKSVSDSESEESKTKKKRESADKPRGFTRNLEPERIIGATDSSGELMFLMKWKDSDEADLVPAKEANMKCPQVVIAFYEERLTWHSCPEDEAQ